Genomic segment of Geotrypetes seraphini chromosome 4, aGeoSer1.1, whole genome shotgun sequence:
ggacagaccttcaaggggggacagtgcacggaagtcagggggggtgaacggagagtcgggacagcgcacggaaagtcagggcagtgcacggaagtcaggggggggtgaacggagagtcgggacagcgcacggagaggcggggcagtgcacggaagtcagggggggtgaacggagagtcgggcagcatgcgcggtataatcgtgagcgcgttataccaaagtttttgtgcttatcatcgtgatttctgcgcgctatacacgtgtgcgcgttttatacgggtgcgtgttatttgcgtgaaaatacggtacttctcagcttcatgtagttcaggtcctaaacagagtgcggtatattcttgcgcctcttagaaagcccggtttggagtacaatcttcacgtacttcttctcagtataccgaaggcttcatttcatccttgtcttttgggactctaaagggctgtgccgttgaacatggggtttcttgtggccatggcttcagctctgcagttttctatgttgcaggccttgttcaatggggattcctatttctgatttccgaaatatggggtatcagttcggatggtaccattatttttttctaggggggtgtcatcctttcttttatgtcatgctcgcttttccttccttcttcctgggaggggaaattgggagcagtgcttttattcactgcattttttgatatgtacgtagcgttctctgtgagctTGGTTTCttatgacttttagttgtttatatctcctttttgcattcttcaagggacgcctcaaacgtttggtggcgtccgaagcctccatcgctcaatgggtccaggaggacattctttatgcttgcttgctggcagggaagcggttggcgaaagaacttcatgaccattccgctggagcgatggctacttcttgggctcggcccagaggttttttccttggaggagatttgtctcgtggctaattggtcttccgagcgtgctttctctccccatttctgcttggatgtgggggcgcatgcggtaggggcgttttgtgcttcggttgttgcggaggcggcgtttgcttcccacccagattgaggattgctttgctacatcccattggtctctggattcatctgctgctgttgctagggaaggaaaaattatgttcttacctgttaattttctttcccttagacgcagcagatgaatccagagccccaccctttctggatattgtctctcggttttttcttttgcaactttcgcagtttgttattatggcaggttgttttctgtattattgcattttgagatttgttatgggaaagaagttttttacatgctatgcctattgctggttacgtgtgcttgggcaaggagctatactgatgagacaggaggagtgccagccaataggaccacctgttaatcagtttctctatctctgcctgctggtagatgtgagctatcccattggtctctggattcatctgctgcgtctaagggaaagaaaattaacaggtaagaacataatttttccatatcccggtatgtttgcatcccatccatgtgattcactgaaccatgtctctgtgatagcgacaatatctagatctgcctctaacatcagggcttgcagattatgaactttgttacttagactgcgagcatttgtggtcatcgctttccagctatttttcagtagtaatctcctttttcttatagatttttgttttgtttcattttccgttgcaatactaagaaatgagttgctgatattgtttatgttgcaatctttactactatcacatcttttcttttgccgggggtggtcactataattgtccttcatacatataccacccccaccttctagtttaaatgcctagaaacatattgtctaaatttctctgcaaggtttctttttcctgctgtagtaatatgtagcccatctgtgcaatatagtttcttgtccttccatgtatttccccatcctcctatgtacctgaagccttcttgatgacaccaggctttgagccatctattaaagtcctctgtgtttttcactctttgctctccctttccatatgcaggcagtatttcagaaaaagctaaagtctttacaaaaggtttcacgccctcaccaagctcccgaaaaactttctgtgctgcaagtgtggagttgttggccaggtcatttgttcccagatggataacaacatcagtgttaaaattcttagtttcttccttaattatagtctgtatttgcctggaactcctggtagctgaggatcctggaagacatttcactattttggtctcctcaccttgtgttccaaggttaatgcctctgatgatggaatcccccaacagtaatagttttctgtttttggcttttttatttgtgcttaggatgcgcttgttctcttgagttaccttcattggttccagtcccacctcccttctgttttcttgagtatcgcagtgcactagtggagcgaaggaattctgtagaggtaatattagtgaaggtggatgtttctgtgttacatgtcgcagtcttcctgagcctactgtgacccatttattcctgggctgttttattctttgaggtagaggtggtaagttggtatgattttgtggagcgatggaagctgctttaattgtattcaattcctgtttatgtttgcagagctcctccttaatactagcaagttggagacagatggggcaagccttaagcctccaaatagtgtgtcttggaattaaagcaccacagtgattgcatagaataaaggtcatcttgattggttgtgaagtgacctgatttgagtagtcctgattatttgggtctctatatatgaaaagtggtccctggggtgggtgggactataagtcttaccttattcctatgaagggaaagaggaaataagatttaataaaagaaagagaaggatttatttttttgtggttttttaaagtaagaaacagggaggaggagaagagaaattaagcagatataatgctgaaaaacagtgaaaagagcagaatatgaaaatgctgagcaacttagcttttagaagttcacaggacAGCTTTGTTCatagcactgtcccaaagataatgcagttaaccttagtaataaatcagagcccctcccttctacacctaatCAGCAAAAAACAAAGGctgaaaactagtaagtcagaaatacaggctctataccagatcagaagctaccctaaaacacaagattttaaacaaaaatgcaggctctataccaaatcagtggctaccctaaaacacaggatttataaaagGATTTTCTCTACTTTAGTCACGTTGTGCcataggcaccaggatttaattagagttaatataagtcttaccctatgaaaaggaagaggaaataagatttaacagaggaaagagaagggtttatttttttgtttttttaagtaagaaacagggagaaggagaagagaaattaagcagatataatgctgaaaaacagtgaaaagagcagaatatgaaatgctgagcaacttagcttttagaagttcacagggcagccttgttcataGGAAGATCGCCTCTGCCCcatgtcaccactagaccaccaggtaaggtctggggactCAGGAAGGAGGCGGCGGTGGGTTAGAGCCAGCCCAAAAACTTATTTGCGGgtcggctctgcacctaacccccgcaaatatggagggagagctataactggcaattaacaccaattatagcCAAAAATTGGTTAATaccaattagcactaattaaaTTTTAACATGCATAACTGACACTGTTCTGTAGCTTATGCACAAGTTTTTAAAATTAGGGGGATACTGTATATAGCGATTATTTTTGTAGTAATTCCTATTATCTTGTGATTAAGGACCTTTAAAATTCATAGAAGAAATGAATGTGACATGGATATATTTTTTACATTCATGTATTACTAGTTTGGAAATTAAtggaaatttttttaatttgtatataTTAGGTCTCCACTGAGCCTAACAACCCTGCTCCTCAAAGACTAACAAGACGCAAATATAAAGAAAGTTCTCAGTCCGTGGGTCTGACTGAATTTCAGATAGAGGAGCCAGGAGCAACAAAATCACAGCTTGTGGATTTGTCTGAACCTCTTAATCTTACTTTACATAGAACAACTAGAAGTAGAAGCAAACATGAAGCACAGTCTGATGGGGATGTTTCTGAAGTAGAATCAAATTGTTCTTCTATCTCTAGTCTTCAAACGTCCATTGTCACTAGAACAACCAGGAGCAGGCAAATTAAAGTTACATGTCCTTTAGATTCTGTAACTAAGAATAAAACTAAGAAGTCTGTGTCTCGAACGGAACCTCTCACTGAATCTCAAGAAGAAGGGGAAATATCTGAAGCAGAGTCATGCTGTTCATCTGTGTCTGGCATTCAAATGACTTGCACCACAAGAACTACAAGGAGTAGGAGGAACTTGGTTAAACTCCCACCAACTCTAACTGGTGAGCCACAAATTGAAGATGTTTCTGATGCTGAATCATGGTGCTCAGGAGTTTCGGTTGGCCCATGTACCAAAAGGGGTATATGGAGCACAGTTGTAAAATCTCAGCTTGAAACAACCAACCAAGGTCGAGAAAATGACAGTGATCTATTTGTGGAAGAGGAACCATTGAACAAGAGCAAAGAAAATGGAGCAAAATGTCAGCTCCTGGTCATTTCTGACTCTGAATGTAAGGTGAAAAGAGACGCTGCCACAGAACAAGCCTCCCTTGTACCAGCTGCTGTGTCCTGTAATCGAAGAAGAAATGAGTCTCAGTCTGAACATGAAGTTGAGGAGAAAACTCAAAAAGATGCAATTATGAGGACTTCTCGGGCAACTGAGAGAAGAAAACAGACCAGAGGCAACTTGTTAAATAAACGTCCAAAGTACACCTATTTAGATATTATAGACAGTGAAGAAGAACTGGATCAGGCATTGGAAGAGGAGAAAGCAGGGAACAATAGTGAGTTTCAGCTGGTTAACATAGATGTGTCTCAGGTGGAGCAGGAGAATAGTAAAGGATCCCTGTCATTCCAAAAGCATTCACCTTTGAAACAAAGAGAGATTGTTTCAGTATATAAGCAAGTAGATGATGTAAGAGGAAATATAACCAGCTCTTGCCAGCAAGCAACTGAGTTAATAGAAATGGAACAGTctacagaaagaaataaacagaatAAGAACCTAGATTTTACATCTATTGATGGTGACATGAATGATGACTGCAAAAATAATGTATTTGAAGCAGATGCTGACATAGACCAAGGAGAACTCGCATTGAAAAGTAAAACTAAAGTGAAAGCATATAAGATTAAGGGAATTTCTGATAAACATAATGTTATTTCATTGACTCCGAGACATGTGGAATCTGATACCAGTGAAGAGGAAGATGATTTATCTAACATGGAGACTAGTAACCTGAAGCCACTCTTGCGTCATTCTTCAGAAAATAAGCTGTCACATGTAGAGGGACTGTTTGTCATTGACAAAGCCCCTGGACTGGATTCCAGCAAACAGTATTACTTAGAAAAAACAGATGaagaagaagatgctgaatatgAAGAGCAACCTCTAGTCCTAGAGGAAGATGAAGATGACTTTGTGGATGAAGCTGAACATTTAACATTGCTGAACAGTTCAAAGCCTGGCTTGTAAGTATTCATTTTGACTTCAGcgttaaaataataaaaacataggaCCTTGATTACAAAATAGATCATATGTCCTGTCTAGTCCACCTATCTAAATGGTTGAGATTTTAGTTGTAAAACTTGCAAATTACTTTTAACAGTTTTGTCAGATATGGTggaataattatttttttcttattatgTTGTATAGTTGACTACATGTGCATAGGTTCTGCTGCATTGTCGTATACATAGCTGTTGGGCATGATGGGTCATCACTTTGTTAAAAAGTGATCAGAGTTGAAAAAATATTTAGATAACTTAGGTGGTCAGTTTTGGTGCTATCCAGAAAATTGCAATATTCGATCTGTCTGGATAGCTaaccagataaagttaggacagccttctATTAAGTTGGTATACATTGGAGTTTGCAACACCTCTATTCAGAGAGATTAAATTTCGTTTTGAGATTGCATAACTTGATTTTATTGCTGTTAGGTTTACAACTAAAGataggaaattaaatttgaataaatgaaattaaatgagtCAA
This window contains:
- the DNTTIP2 gene encoding deoxynucleotidyltransferase terminal-interacting protein 2 — protein: MVATRRGVRQELTVDEGELSIVPPVEVSTEPNNPAPQRLTRRKYKESSQSVGLTEFQIEEPGATKSQLVDLSEPLNLTLHRTTRSRSKHEAQSDGDVSEVESNCSSISSLQTSIVTRTTRSRQIKVTCPLDSVTKNKTKKSVSRTEPLTESQEEGEISEAESCCSSVSGIQMTCTTRTTRSRRNLVKLPPTLTGEPQIEDVSDAESWCSGVSVGPCTKRGIWSTVVKSQLETTNQGRENDSDLFVEEEPLNKSKENGAKCQLLVISDSECKVKRDAATEQASLVPAAVSCNRRRNESQSEHEVEEKTQKDAIMRTSRATERRKQTRGNLLNKRPKYTYLDIIDSEEELDQALEEEKAGNNSEFQLVNIDVSQVEQENSKGSLSFQKHSPLKQREIVSVYKQVDDVRGNITSSCQQATELIEMEQSTERNKQNKNLDFTSIDGDMNDDCKNNVFEADADIDQGELALKSKTKVKAYKIKGISDKHNVISLTPRHVESDTSEEEDDLSNMETSNLKPLLRHSSENKLSHVEGLFVIDKAPGLDSSKQYYLEKTDEEEDAEYEEQPLVLEEDEDDFVDEAEHLTLLNSSKPGFILSTSIDPGLNVKDFGGLYINFDVEKQMPDSSTIKKMKEKKKNKELLQKSIISPDFEKRECVPPYSESLRQLKKKRREERAKTTGDGWFGMKAPEMTEELKNDLKALKMRSAMDPKRFYKKNDRDGFPKYFQVGTVVDNPVDFYHSRIPKKQRKRTIVEELLADSEFRRYNKKKYQQIMTEKAALAAGKMNRKKKEISHIRLCEHEQ